atttccctgcactTATACTAATAAAGGAAaacatcctgtatgccttcttgaccaccttatctacctgtcctgctacattctggTATCtggggacatgcactccaaggtccttctgttcctctacgtTTTGCAGGATCCTACCATTcactgtgcattcctttgccttatttgcactccccaaatgcattacctcacactgctccatgatgaattccatttgccatttttctgcccacctgaccaatccattgatatcttcctgcagtctacagctttcttccttattatcaaccacatgaccaattcTTGTATCATTTGAAAACTTCTTTATTAtgacccctacatttaagtctaaatcatagatatataccatgaaaagcaagtggctagtgctgagccctgtggaaacccAACTGGAAACAGGCTTCCAGTCAGGAGTCAGTTCTGGATGCgactaacagcagcaataacagcagaatccaatccctgcagtcacttgtgaactcggtgATGTCTCAGCAGTTTGTTTGAATTAGAAAATCCCTTCCCAcatacggagcaggtgaacggccgctccccagtatgaactcgctggtgtctcagaaggtgggatgaccgagtgaagCCCTTCCTACACTCagggcaggtgaacggcctctccccagtgtgaacctgcTGGTGTCTCAGAAGCTCAGATGAATCCCTGTATTTCtgtccacactcagtgcaggtgaatggcctctccccagtgtgaacctgcTGGTGTCTCAGAAGCTCAGATGAATCCCTGTATTTCtgtccacactcagtgcaggtgaatggcctctccccagtgtgtatTAGCAGGTGTCTCTGaaggtgggatgaccgagtgaattgcttcccacactcagagcaggtgaacggcctctccccagtgtgagtacgtTGGTGTTGCAGCACCTCGtttttacttttaaatctcttatcacagtcagaacatttaaaaggtttcTTATCTGTGTGAATAAGTTGGTGTCTCAGGAGGTGGGACAACTgaatgaatcccttctcacacacgaagcaagtgaacggcctctccccggtgtgactgtccatgagtttccagctgggatgggtaattgaatcccttcccacagtctccaCATTTCCACAGTTTCTCTGTGttgcgggtgtccttgtgtctttccaggttggacaatcagttgaagcctcatccacacaTAGAACACATGTACTGTTTCTCCCcgttgtgaatggtgtgatgtttcttcaggctgtgtaactggttaaagttctttccacagtcagtgcactggaacactctcttgGGTGTgtatgtctcggtgcttttccagtcatacagatgtttgaaatcttttcccacaggaaGAACAAACAaatatttctccttccacattcagagACTAATGATATTCAGGTGCTGATGATTTGAGTGACTGTCAGATCAATGAGATGTTTGGTTTGAACCTCCGtctgtaaatcctccccttctaaaccCCTGTGAAAGGAAATTATATAGAATGACAtaaatgtcttactaatttgattgagttttttgaggaagtgacgaagatgattgatgagggaagggcggtggatgttgtctatatggactttagtaaagcctttgacaagtcctgcatggcagactggtgcaaaaggtgaagtcacacgggatcagaggtgagctggcaagatggatacagaactggctcagtcacagaagacagagggtaacagtgtttttctgaatggagggatgtgactagtggtgttccgcagggatcagtgctgggacctttgctgtttgtagtatatataaatgatttggaggaaaatgtagctggtctgattagtaagtttgcggacgacacaaaggttggtggagttgcggataatgatgaggattgtcggaggatacagcaggatatagatcggttggagacttgggcggagaaatggcagatggagtttaatccggacaaatgtgaggtaatgcattttggaaggtctaatgcaggtgggaagtatacagtaaatggcagaacccttaggagtattgacaggcagagagatctgggcgtacaggtccacaggtcactgaaagtggcaacgcaggtggataaggtagtcaagaaggcatacggcatgcttgccttcatcggtcggggcatagagtataaaaattggcaagtcatgttgcagctgtacagaaccttagttaggccacacttagaatattgcgtgcaattctgggcgccacactaccagaaggacgtgaaggctttggagaggatacagaggaggtttaccaggatgttgcctggtctggagggcattagcgatgaggagaggttggaaaaactcggattgttttcagtggaacgatgAAGGTGGAgggcgaaatgatagaggtttacaaagttatgagcggcatggacagagtggatagtcagaagctttctcccagggtggaagagtcagttactaggggacataggtttaaggtgcgaagggcaaagtttagaggggatgtgcgaggcaagttttttttacacagagggtggtgagtgcctggaacttgctgccaggggaggtggtggaagcagatatgatagcgacgtttaagagacatcttgacaaatacatgaataggaagggaatagagggatatgggccccagaagggcagaaggtgttagtttcggcagtcatcaagatcggcgcaggctcggagtgccgaatggcctgttcctgtgctgtactgttctttgttcttaaatacACAGTACACAAAAAGGCCATTCAGTGCAACCAGTCTGTGCTTATCCATGTGTCTGCTCCATTTCATCtacctcatttcagcctttcagCAGACCTTTTTGCTCTCATattcatccagtttccttttgaaagcatctcaactatttgcctcaactacttccacATTCCaatcactctgagtaaagaaatctctccttatttccctattggatttatcagtaactGTATTCATGGCCCCTGGATTTGGATtcactcacaagtggaaacattctctccacatctactctgtccaaagcattgataattttaaagagctctatcaTGTCACCACCATGTCACTAACTCTTCTGTTTTCGGAATAAAAAAGCTCcaccctgttcaatctttcccaatcgTTGTAATCTCTCAGTTTACTGAATCCATCACTGTCCCTCACCAAGACTTGTACAGGATGGCGGCCAGTGACCCCGCTCCCCCGGGCATGTCACCGTGGGGATTGTGgcctcttatataaaagcaaaatactgcagatgctggaaatctgaaataaaaacaagaaatgctggaaatactcagcaggtctggcagcatctgtgcagagagaaacagagttaacgtttcaggtcagtgacccttattcggGGCCTCAGGCCTATCCCGAGTGTTTATGAAGTTTTCCAGCCCACTGacggctccaattcctcccctgcgCCACAATCTCCTCCCACCTCCTGAGCCGCCTGTTCTGCATCAGTCCGACTCTCACCCGCTGCAAAAGCGTCTCTCACActctgatcaaaatgacactgcacatgctccagataCAGTCAAGCACTGCGCCTACGTGCTGGGCTCCTGTATTGTGAATAGGGCAGATTCACGTCCGGGCGGAATGGTGGGTACTAGCCCCGCCATTGAAAATCCTCACGGCAGGCTCAGAGATATCGGCCATATTTGTAATGTGAGATAAATGGGTATAAGTGAACCAACATTAAAAttaaaataagaacaagaaatgctggaaatactcagcaggtctgggagcatctgtggagagagaagcagagttaacatttcaggtcagtgacccttcatcagaactgcaattCACTGGGTcattgggtcactgacctgaaacgttaactctgcttctctctccacagatgctgccagacctgctgagtatttccagcatatcttgtttttatattatataagtGAAATGTTCTTACAGGAGTGGCATCCATCTTTCTATGGGTGCTTCATTTTGCGTAGTTTAATAACGTTGCTGCAGTTTTGCCCCTAACAAAGATGGTGACGATGTAGCGATGGTCGATGGCGCGCAGagaatttttttttgcattcaGAAGTTTGAGCAGGAAACGCACAACGGTCCACTTGAGAAGCtgctggtggtgggcggccgcTTACTTGAACCggtttcatacaactgagtggctcgttCGGTCACTCCAAGGGCAGTTAATGGTCAACCATGTTAGTGTAAGACTTCAGTCACATATACAGgcgcagaccgggtaaggacagcaggtttccatgCATTAATGAATCAATTTTATGCCAGTTGCGAAAAAGAGGACTATCTGGTCCTTAatccctttgctgtttgtaggatcttgctataTGCGCAGCTTGGACTGCCCACCttatcctacattacaagagtgagtaCAGATTTTAAAGGTGCTTAATTGACAGAAAAGCGCTTTGGAACACCCTGAAGTCcgaaaaggtgctgtataaatgaatGTTCTTAGGCAATctagcagcttcatggtcacttctaaTGACATCCaggttttttatttccagattttgacttccaattctcaaactgccatggcggATTTGAACTCACACCCTCACAGCCTCTGGATTAATGTAACAGAACCACGACTGAGTGTTGTGTGACAGAGTGTTTAATTGgagaatttggtaagtgtgggaatttcaagGGTTAATTAAtttctaaaatctagtcaagtttgCATTGAGCATTTTACTTAACTTTAACATTAAATTGTAGTTTCTTTCTATCTTAGTCAGTGGTGAACAAGCTGCCTGCTGTTGTCAGCCGCACAGTTAGGTACTTAggtagctagttagaactggttcccTTGTCAGCTGGGCCTGAGTCAGGTCTCTGGAATTCTAGCTAGTGTAAGTACAGGAGATTTTGCGAATGCACAAAGTGAGCAGCACAAAGATCTGCCTGACTGAGTCCTGCGAGACAGAGAGCTGAACTTGAGAATTTGCTaagtgtgggaatttggtgcagtgagggaggaggtgctgttctggtttTTTACAGAATaagcagtgatccaagagagggagccagagacagtgagacctgagagctgaagtccagaggcatCAATTAGCAGGTTGGTGAATTTTAATTTTTCTCTGTTTCTGAACTGGATCAGGCGGTTAAACtgctactggggagattgtattgtaTTAAGTCTGTAGGCTAACCAGTTAATTACtaaatataactacaaattatcagtgatatttctgaacttgaaacctaattagtcaAATAAAACACAATGCAGATGTCAGGGCAGGTGACGTGTTTCAGCTATAGCATGTGGGAGCTGA
This genomic window from Heterodontus francisci isolate sHetFra1 chromosome 34, sHetFra1.hap1, whole genome shotgun sequence contains:
- the LOC137348426 gene encoding gastrula zinc finger protein XlCGF57.1-like, producing MDSHTGERPFTCFVCEKGFIQLSHLLRHQLIHTDKKPFKCSDCDKRFKSKNEVLQHQRTHTGERPFTCSECGKQFTRSSHLQRHLLIHTGERPFTCTECGQKYRDSSELLRHQQVHTGERPFTCTECGQKYRDSSELLRHQQVHTGERPFTCPECRKGFTRSSHLLRHQRVHTGERPFTCSVCGKGFSNSNKLLRHHRVHK